Within the Criblamydia sequanensis CRIB-18 genome, the region GGATGGTCAGGCCCCCTTCTTAAATGCTCTAAGGAAATCACGTTGGCTTGGCGATCTAAGGTCCATCTAAACACGTTGCTAAAACTGACTTCTCCTCCGAGCTTCCCTTGCCAAATCCCCTTTTCATTAAAAATGAGTGCATTCGTACCCTCCTTTGAAACCAATACTTCTCCTTCCCCTTTGCCGTTCCATCCTTTTTCTTCCTTTGAGTTTGTCTTTGCATGAAACCTTAGCTGATTAATCTCAATAAGTCTCTGCCAAAAAGCTTGTAAGGTTTGAGCTTTAGTTTTGAAAGAGGTGGTTTCTTTGGGGTCTTCTTTTACGACATAGTAATCTTTTTTTATATGATTAGGAAGCAAGGTATATGCTTTTTTAAGAAGCTGCTCTAATTCATTTAATAAGGGATAAGCAGGATTAAACTGGTACAGCCTCGTTTTTCCTTCATAATAGCTTGTGATAAGGCCTCCTTTTTCCAAGCGATTTAAAGCTTTTTGAAGGGGTGTGAGCGAGGTATCAAGA harbors:
- a CDS encoding DUF6314 family protein; protein product: MLEALCGNKNVQKILIFLFVNGKCYGTQLHRSLDTSLTPLQKALNRLEKGGLITSYYEGKTRLYQFNPAYPLLNELEQLLKKAYTLLPNHIKKDYYVVKEDPKETTSFKTKAQTLQAFWQRLIEINQLRFHAKTNSKEEKGWNGKGEGEVLVSKEGTNALIFNEKGIWQGKLGGEVSFSNVFRWTLDRQANVISLEHLRRGPDHPVFLFHLAPIGRNSLSSVDSHLCGGDIYFGQIHFDNHSLRLSWRVIGPKKNEEIDYYYS